In a genomic window of Actinomycetota bacterium:
- the bfr gene encoding bacterioferritin → MQARSPRIVELLNEALTYELSITNTYFLHGRMLDAWGLPRLGKTFYDRSIDEMKDADALIQRILLFEGHPNLQKLLPIRVGESALEILDLGLASEIMVVTQFNDSAQECRELGDHATASIFDEMARDEETHADWFEAQLQAIANVGIENYLAGMVDPS, encoded by the coding sequence ATGCAAGCCCGCAGCCCGCGCATAGTTGAACTGCTCAACGAGGCACTCACCTACGAACTGAGCATCACCAATACCTACTTCTTGCACGGGCGCATGCTTGATGCTTGGGGACTTCCTCGTCTGGGTAAGACTTTCTACGATCGGTCCATTGATGAGATGAAAGATGCGGATGCGCTCATTCAGCGAATCCTGCTATTCGAAGGCCATCCCAATCTCCAGAAGCTGCTGCCGATTCGCGTTGGCGAATCCGCGCTCGAGATTCTCGATCTCGGTCTGGCCTCGGAGATCATGGTGGTCACTCAGTTCAATGACTCTGCACAGGAGTGCCGCGAACTTGGTGACCATGCGACTGCGTCGATCTTTGATGAGATGGCGCGCGACGAAGAGACGCACGCGGATTGGTTTGAAGCGCAGTTGCAGGCCATTGCCAATGTCGGTATCGAGAACTACCTCGCAGGGATGGTTGACCCCAGTTAG